Below is a genomic region from Betta splendens chromosome 8, fBetSpl5.4, whole genome shotgun sequence.
CAcgactctctccctctcgctcctttccccctctctctcctcatcctctcctcatcctccctcttcgTCGCTCCTTTTCCTCTCCGCCGTGTCAGGGTGAGGGGATTAGGCCCCGCGCTGATGCTATCTCAGTGGCTGCTCTTCAGAGGTGGAAGTCTCGTGGGGTTTATACGTTTGACCCGGGGCCCATAGGTTCCGATTACAGGACGGGCCTTTGCtttgtgtccttgagcaaggcgtCTACCTGGCTTTGTACGCTTCAGTTAACAGCCACCTTTCGTACACAAATGAGTGATGTATAAACCTGAGAGCTATGTAAGTTGCTGTGAATATTATGTTTTGTCTAACACAAATATGGAACATATCTGAAGGAGCGGCCCGGCCTCAGTGTGTTCATCCATCGGAGCACGGAGCTGTGCTTTGTTGCAGCCTTCACCTGAACCGACCAGCGCAGACACAGGAGGCGTCACCTGCGTCGGTGAGTTTGTCTGGGAGAcggcgaggagctgcagcgcgtgAGGCCCGCAGAGGAAACGCTCACTACAAACACACTCAGGTatcacccccccaccccgcccGAAGTGACCACAGGTGTGCGCACAgcaaatatgcacacacacacacacacacacacacacacacacacgcatatgcaAAAACCCTGTCTGCCCTCACCTGTCACTTGTCAGGACTttctgaaccacacacacacacacacacacacacacacacacacacacacacacacacacacacacacacacacacacaggaggatcTTGCttattgccccccccccccctcgctccatCAAAGCAGCCTCCCTTGGGGCTTGTGCGTGCGAGTCTGGCTGTGGACTCGGCGGCCCCCATGGCTGCAGCCCTGCGCTCTGGGTAGCGAGGGAAATGAAGGCTTTAGGAGTTCATTATAAAACAACAAGCGCAGCAGCGGGGGAGAGGCCTCTCGGTGCCACGAAGCATCCCTTCTCATCCCTCCGTCTTCGTCCCTCAATATCTCGACTTCGGGCCTGTGTCTGGGCCCGTCTCCCCAAGCTCTGAGGGCAATGGGGATTTTTAATCGATGGAATAAGTTAAATATTGATTTGCAATAGTGTAATAAGGCCGGTTAATAGGCTGAGCCGTGGTTTGAGCGTTAGAACTTGTTTGAACCCAGTCGTCTGAAGGCGTCTGAGGTATTCAGGTCGCTGATCTTTGTTACCCACCAGGGGAAAATTATGAGGACGTAGGATTTTCAGTTATTCAATAAAAGACCAGAGAAAGTAAACATTACTTTCTGTAGCAAACGTTGAGCATCAATCAAAAAAAATGTATAGTGCATTacattatttatacatataaGACTTTTTCTTTATTCTACAATTGGAATAATATTTTGTAATGAAAATAtctttcatttagttttaacaaaccttataatGTTCCTCgttttacatttcacatttgtttgttgtcattCTCCCCATCATCTTTGATTTTTAAGGTAATTAAACGTAATTTTAGTCGTTCCCTGTACGTCTGATGTTCTAATAAGAAATAATAATGTGTAATCGCAGCAATTAGGGTGCAACATCAAAAGCCTAAGTACCTCGTACAATAGCGTCCTGTGTGCCGCAGCTCCACGGCAGGTTATGATTCAGTGATAATGGCGCGTGAGCGGCCCTCGTCGTCACGACGCGTGGCTGATTGCAGCCTTTTAATGGTGGACTCTGGAGGTCAAACGCGACATTCCTCCGAGTCACCGtctttgtcatcatcatcattatgacTGTCGTCGCGGCTGTTGCTGCTGGCCAGAGGCGCAACACCTGTAAGCGCGTCGCGCGCGTTGGGGGGGGTGACGTGGGTGACGTGACGCAGCGAGACCGCAGAGCTTTCGCATGAAAAGGACGGCAGGAGGTGGTTTCCGCCGGGTGCCCGTGGGTTCTCAGGGCAGGTGCACCGGCCTcatgcgcgcgtgcgcgcgtgcgcgcggaGCGTGTGGTTCGCGTGTTGTGAGAGCGCACGAGCGCGCGCGTCTGGAGGAGCGAGGGCCTGCGGCGGCCGAACAAGACACAACGAACACGACGCAGCTCTTACAAACGTAGCCATTTATTAgcctcagctgttttaaataagaACGTAATGCAGCAATATCATTAAAGAAATATGGAGATCTTTGAAAGCACGTGCGTCTACAGAGGAAATAACTCTGCATAGCTCGTAAATCTTACAGATGTTTGCCAAAAAGAAGAAGTGAGGTAGAAATTCATAATTCCACATTGTCATATACCTGGAGCTCTATTCATCTCAtatgtacataaatatataacatCAACTGGCCAATGAAAACACGCCCTTGGGCCGAAGGAGGACTTTTGACCtgcacacatggacacacatcaGGACGTGGACATGGTGATTTGCTTTGATTAACAATTAGGGAACAAAAGGAGCGTGATTGGCTGCTTCAAAGGCCTCTGGAACAAAGATGTGGCCGAGGGAGAACTTTGAAGCTCAAATGGCTAATTTTAAACATTCAATTATAGCAAAAAAATGTGCCTCTAAAAATAGAGAAATAGAAGAGAAGGACTGTACGTTAATACATCAGGCTTTTTCAGTGCCTTGTTTTTCAAAGACACCGTCTGCTGGTTCCCTCGCTATTGACCCGAGCATTTCCCTTTGTTCTGCCGAGCCCGCATTAGGCTCCATGCAGTGATTTCCATAGACATTTCCATAAGAGCAACTGAAACCCAGCGTTGTTCCATACAATAAAACCCAGTTAATGCACGGTGGCGCGGCCTCGGCCACCGCTCAAAGCTTCCAGTGGTTCTGTTTCAACACAGTAGAAATAAAGAGTCTTCTAACATTGTGTTACATGTAAGCGCGATGTaagtgcttttttttctccacagcagacagaaagacagacaggtagactcCTCTCGACGCTATTTTAGCCGATTCGGCGGCACTCGCAAGAGGTTCGAAGTAATAAGCAGCAGCACAACCGATAACAATGCTGATACAATAAATAGTCAACTGGAAAGAGGGTCCACTCCACTGCTGGACAGGCCAGTCTTAAGAGCTTGGTTGCTTTGTTTCCTAGAAAGGGTTGGATCGGAGCGCATCCAGCGAGCAAGCGGAGTCGCAAAAGTCAGCCATCAACCAGCAATTTCATAGCGTTACATGTGGACACTCAACTCAAAACGGAGACTAGACGCTTTGCCATCGACCTCCCCAGACCCCCCTCGGCGTCTGTTCACGCCGTCCTGCAGGTGTagacctcctcccccctcatgCCGTCTTGCAGGTGTAGACCTCCTCACGCCGTCTTTCAGGTGTagacctcctcccccctcattCCGTCTTGCAGGTGTagacctcctcccccctcacgCCGTCTTGCAGGTGTagacctcctcccccctcacgCCGTCTTGCAGGTGTagacctcctcccccctcacgCCGTCTTGCAGGTGtagacctcctcctcccttaCGCAGGTCTGGCACTCCACGTGGCAGCACCAGCGCACCTGGCAGTGGCAGGACAGGCTGGTGAGGCGCGCGGCCGTGTTGTAGCCGCGGCCGCAGCACAGGCTCTGGCAGCTGGTGTCCTTGGCGCAGGAGCGGCCGCCCGTGCCGGGGGAGTAGCGGGAGGGTCTGCAGAAGCTGGGCGAGTCCTCCAGGTAGACCAGGTCGCCGGTGCGGAGGCTGTGGCCGCGGCGCCGGGGCCCCGCCAGCTCCGCCTCCCCCGTGGCGGCGTTGGTGGCGCTCAGCGCGCGCGCCGCCGCGTCGTAGCGGTGCTTCAGCAGGCGCCCGGTGTCGTGGAACGGCGACAGCTGCTTCCAGCAGGTCCGCACGGCGCAGGAGCCGGAGACGCCGTGGCACTTGCAGGTCGTCTTCAGACCGCTCTTCACCGcctgaacacagagacagagaggagggctGTCAGTGCCTTCAGCTTGATTCATTACCCGGCCTCTTATCTGGGGGCTCTATCTGGACAGGGTGAGACCGCTTCCTGCGGGGTGAGTGGAGGGTTACGTGGTGGTCTGCACCACCTTCGGCTCCCCCAGTCAAAGCGCTTGACATAATGGATTGAGGGGCCTGTTCAGAATGCCATATTTCATTTACCTCACATTTTTCACTTGGACAACTCTTGCAATTTTTGTGTCTCAATGTGTTGAAACTGGCTCCGTGTGCTCCcaaccacccccccaccccctccgaAGCCTGAGGCTGAGGTGACAAACAGCGCAGACGGTGGAATCTCTCCACCCTGTTCTTAGTACATGCCCGCTCATGGAAAACACTGATGAGAATTCCTGCGCCTGAAGGTGCCAAGCGTAGCTAAGCGGTTGGCGATGACGCCCCCGATGCCGGGTGGTAGTTGGCTGAGCTCCAATGGTCAGCGATGGGAGTGCGATCACTCAGTCGGCTGTCCCAGCGGGGGCCAGAGACAGGTCACTGAGAGGGAGCCAGAGGGGACCGTGGGGTCGAGGAGCTCTGGTATGAATGCTTCAGGGGGTTCAGAGTAACATTACTGAGAGGTGATGGAGGGGGGGTCTCTTCTCATTGTAAAGTGAGAAATAACATTTAAGTGAGTGAAGATGAGATAAGATACCggccctcgctgctgctgcaggagtcgGACCCCCGGGGGCCCTTCCTGGTTCAGAGCGCACGACTGTGGCTGTGAGCGTTGGGCGGATTTATGAAGAGCAACGAGGTTCAgtaagtggaaaaaaaaaagcctgctCCTATATTAAAAAGAGGCCAGGATTATAATCGTTCGCTCTGACGCGAGACCTTTAATTTGCTGAAGGCCCGCGCAGCAAGCTTTGTCATGCCTGACAACACCTGGCTCCAACCGAGCCGCAGCCTCCGTGTCTGCTCCGACCCAGAGCCCACGACGGCAGCAAACAGGGAGAGGTGCTGTGTTTTCTAATGGAGCGGGAGCGTGGCAGAGGCGCTCTCTGCTAATTGCAGCTCCGCTAATTGAGCGTGCGGCTCGTTCCCATAATGCCTCGGGCTCCGGAGGCGCCGAGCGACATTTATTGAGGCTCACCCTTATCCCCACGTTGATGTTGTGGGCGTCCACCTGCGCCCTCAGGTCCTTGCTGACCCTCTTCTGGCCGAGGAACCTCTTGAGGAACTTGGTGCTGTACTTGAGGTTGTCGCCGCAGACCCCCCACTGCCACGCCTCCCGGTGCTGGATGCCGGGGGAGTCGTCGCACGTGCACCGCTCCATGCGGCCCGAGCTGCAGGCCTTGGCCAGCGCGTGGGTCAGCGCCGCGGACGACACGGCCAGCAGGAAGGCGGTCTCCTTGAAGGCTGGGATCAACGGGAAACGCACGAGGATGAAGTCAACAATCCAATGCACGCAGGAATACATGCAGTGTGGATGCGTGCTGCAGGTTAAGGGGTTAATTCATAGTTTACAATAATCGAAATATCCTTTGGGCCCCTGAGCAAGTCTTTAAGCCAAAATATTAACAGAGTAATTACTATGTTATACCTCAGCACGGCTGCGTGCGTTTGCTTGTGTCATAATTCCTGCTCTGACCTTTCCTTTTGGTTTTGTACTGTTATTTGCCCCGACCGAGCCGTCAGCAGGGTATATTTTGatccaattaattattattttgtctgGGAAGGATTTTCCCAGATGAAAGTGGGTAATCACGCCACCCTTTTCCTCTGGGAATGGGCGCTTTCCCGAGATAAAAATAACCACAGGGCTCGAGCGCTCTTCGCCACACCGCATTTCTTGGCTTCCTACTCCCTCATTACCTCTGTGCTGACCTGCTCATGCTCCCCCACACGCTGGTCTCCATATGCATGAAGCCCGGAGGATCCCGAAGACGTGCAATATGGTGATTTATGGGGAGCGTCCCTTTTTATCGAGTACAGCTAATCGATGCTCGCAACCAATGTTCAACTAGATCCCTCCTTTAGATCAGAACACTGCACAGAGAAGCTCAGCGTGACTCTATTTGAACCGAGTTCATGTGATAATGATTGATGtaacttaaattaaaataatttaacacGACAGcagcaaacattaaaaacaaaaactgtggaTGTTGTGTCAGTTTTTGTAGACTCTTATTTGATTTGATGCTGTTGTTATAATAATATCTTGCTCTACTATTACAACATATCGAAAGTTAGACAAGAGCCACGTCTGCTTTTAGCTGACAGTCATGTCTGTAAACTGTTATAAAGTTCAACTGGCAATAAATAATTTGCGTATCCCTCTTActgttttgttattattttctatttgcTGCAGATAATCGCCCGCTTTAAGATAGTCAAGCTTCAGGGCCAGGCACCGTCTTGGTGTCCGGCTCAGGGACGCTCTGGCTTCACTTCCCCAGTGAACGTCAACAAACACTGACCCAGCTGtccaaaacaagaaaacaccCAAACACCGCGTTACGAGCCGAACCCGAGGCCGGTGAGCGACGCACCTCTCTTCAGGAGGCTTCCCCGTCCGTCCAGGCTGCAGTTCCATCGCTCGTTCCTGAACTGATAGCGGCACTCGAGGAGGCTGAGGCGCACCGACTCCCGCAGCGTCTCGGCCAAGCCGGGCTCCCTGCGACACAGCCTCTTCTGCCGCCTGGTCAGAGTCATCTGCTCACACTGCTTCAGGTGGGCCTTTCCTGTCGGAGGCTCGCTGGAGAACGGAGCCGGTAAAAGCACCAGAGGTTCCCGACCTGTCAGCctgaaggaataaaaaaaaaaaaacatgcgtgtttttaaataaaatactaaTATGTGAGCCTACATTTGACGCAGGCCAATCTATCCCTGCCATTGTTTCACGATTGAAGTGGCGAAGTTAAATTCAAGCGGCAGCCACTGAAAATGTACATCTCATAGTAAGTAAAACCATGtttaaaaaataagaataaaattgTGTCGCCTACAgttctagttgttttgttttcttttataccgtatcaaaataaataaatttaaaagatGAGGAAACTAAATTTAATCTGGTTTAATAAATCTCAAATTAACACACTGATTGTGGTTCATAAAAGTAGGCATACACAAATCctc
It encodes:
- the wnt9b gene encoding protein Wnt-9b, with translation MRSRLPRTACLLRLTALCILLSHAAAYFGLTGREPLVLLPAPFSSEPPTGKAHLKQCEQMTLTRRQKRLCRREPGLAETLRESVRLSLLECRYQFRNERWNCSLDGRGSLLKRAFKETAFLLAVSSAALTHALAKACSSGRMERCTCDDSPGIQHREAWQWGVCGDNLKYSTKFLKRFLGQKRVSKDLRAQVDAHNINVGIRAVKSGLKTTCKCHGVSGSCAVRTCWKQLSPFHDTGRLLKHRYDAAARALSATNAATGEAELAGPRRRGHSLRTGDLVYLEDSPSFCRPSRYSPGTGGRSCAKDTSCQSLCCGRGYNTAARLTSLSCHCQVRWCCHVECQTCVREEEVYTCKTA